A single genomic interval of Spirosoma taeanense harbors:
- a CDS encoding acyltransferase family protein — translation MRPVSPATVYFPGFNGVRFIAASSVVFHHIEQFKTIFGYTDTFTQTNEHPVVYQAGRLGVALFFVLSGFLITYLLLAEKQSAGRIHIGNFYVRRILRIWPLYFWLVGLSFFVFPHIPALQIPGISESAYDHFWQKLAFFGLVMPNIALMLYHEMPLCSHTWSIGVEEQFYLIWPWLIGSVRPRRTLLVLASIALVLGGTFFWLRYGPGSTAPEAGTTMLMVSDFLAHFRIGSMAIGGIGAYLVFIKHPILRVLYQKPAQWVVYAVLGTMLALGVRIPGLNYEGYALFFVFLLMNLAANPDSVINLENRLCNFMGKISYGLYMYHPVAIVTCLYVIRQFMPYSIGFSVLLYVTSYALTTLLAWLSYEYFEKQFLKLKDRFAPGDKPVARTQTARV, via the coding sequence ATGCGTCCAGTGTCCCCGGCAACGGTGTATTTTCCCGGCTTCAACGGGGTTCGTTTCATTGCCGCCAGTTCCGTGGTTTTTCACCACATTGAGCAGTTTAAAACGATCTTTGGCTATACCGATACGTTTACCCAAACCAATGAGCATCCGGTCGTTTATCAGGCCGGCCGACTGGGTGTTGCCCTGTTTTTTGTGCTGAGCGGCTTTCTGATTACGTACCTGCTCCTGGCCGAAAAGCAATCGGCGGGCCGGATTCATATCGGCAACTTTTACGTCCGTCGGATTCTGCGCATCTGGCCGCTGTACTTCTGGCTCGTTGGATTGAGTTTCTTTGTCTTTCCGCATATTCCGGCCCTGCAGATTCCGGGTATCTCGGAATCTGCGTACGATCATTTCTGGCAGAAGCTGGCGTTCTTCGGACTGGTCATGCCCAATATCGCGCTGATGCTCTACCACGAGATGCCGCTTTGTTCGCATACGTGGTCCATTGGCGTCGAAGAACAGTTTTACCTGATCTGGCCGTGGCTCATTGGCAGTGTACGTCCCCGCCGGACGCTGCTGGTGCTGGCCAGCATTGCGCTGGTTCTGGGCGGGACATTCTTCTGGCTGCGTTACGGTCCCGGCTCGACAGCTCCCGAAGCGGGCACAACCATGCTGATGGTGTCGGATTTTCTGGCCCACTTCCGCATCGGTTCCATGGCAATTGGTGGTATTGGCGCTTATCTGGTCTTTATCAAACACCCGATTCTGCGCGTGCTGTATCAGAAACCAGCGCAGTGGGTCGTGTATGCCGTGCTGGGAACGATGCTGGCACTGGGCGTCCGGATTCCGGGGCTGAACTACGAAGGCTATGCGCTCTTTTTTGTGTTCCTGCTCATGAATCTAGCCGCGAATCCCGACTCGGTCATTAACCTTGAAAACCGGCTCTGCAACTTCATGGGCAAGATTTCCTACGGACTGTATATGTACCATCCGGTCGCCATTGTCACCTGTCTGTACGTCATCCGGCAGTTCATGCCCTACAGTATTGGCTTTTCGGTACTACTCTACGTAACGAGCTACGCCTTGACGACCTTGCTGGCCTGGCTCTCCTACGAATATTTCGAGAAGCAGTTCCTGAAGCTGAAAGACCGGTTTGCCCCCGGCGATAAACCCGTTGCCCGCACACAAACGGCGCGGGTGTAA